Proteins encoded by one window of Arachis ipaensis cultivar K30076 chromosome B04, Araip1.1, whole genome shotgun sequence:
- the LOC107637559 gene encoding 2-oxoglutarate dehydrogenase, mitochondrial-like: MSNENPFVIPEMDPKVTKQIQECNWQVVNITTPANYFHVLRRQIHREFRKPLIVMSPKNLLRHKECKSKISEFVDVEGNDEHQESTKFMRLIKDKNNHSQLEEGVRRVILCSGKVYYDLDEERGKINAKDIAICRVEQLCPFPYDLIQQELKRYPSKHQFLARKYNID, encoded by the exons ATGAGTAATGAAAATCCTTTTGTTATACCTGAGATGGATCCAAAGGTTACCAAACAAATCCAAGAATGTAATTGGCAAGTTGTTAATATCACAACTCCTGCTAATTACTTCCATGTTTTGCGACGCCAG ATACATAGGGAATTCAGAAAGCCTCTAATTGTGATGTCCCCTAAGAACCTTTTACGTCACAAGGAATGCAAATCAAAGATATCTGAATTTGTAGATGTTGAAGGAAATGATGAACATCAAGAGAGTACCAAATTTATGCGCCTTATAAAGGACAAGAACAACCATTCTCAATTGGAAGAGGGTGTTAGAAGAGTTATTCTCTGCTCTGGAAAG GTATATTATGATCTTGATGAAGAACGTGGAAAGATCAATGCAAAAGATATTGCAATTTGTAGGGTTGAACAACTTTGTCCCTTTCCATATGATCTCATTCAACAAGAGTTGAAAAGATATCCAAGTAAGCATCAATTTCTTGCAAGAAAGTACAACATTGATTGA